From Coffea arabica cultivar ET-39 chromosome 2e, Coffea Arabica ET-39 HiFi, whole genome shotgun sequence, the proteins below share one genomic window:
- the LOC140036576 gene encoding uncharacterized protein — MPADTSTINSHASRGPPRPLRRSLQGLDPRSTANLFSNSICTGEKTVYDEDCFVLKLEADPSTLRARSSSNVEIIRHSVWGYFSQRTGLLVQLEDSHLLRIKAPGNDVLWETTMESTIQDYRTIDGVNVAHAGRTCVSLLRFGGNSESHTRTRMEEVWTIEEVDFNIKGLSIDCFLPPADLKKEDEGCGIVPGSRVSRNAKSPFKVRPNASSRVSAAAKSAAKVAAIDEDDLETIEDDDEEL; from the coding sequence GGTCTTGATCCAAGGTCCACGGCCAACTTATTCTCCAATTCCATCTGCACTGGTGAGAAGACTGTCTATGATGAGGATTGCTTTGTACTAAAACTCGAGGCAGATCCTTCAACACTCAGAGCCAGAAGCAGCAGCAATGTGGAAATAATCAGACATAGTGTTTGGGGCTACTTCAGCCAAAGAACAGGCCTGCTAGTCCAGCTGGAAGACTCTCATCTCCTGAGAATAAAAGCCCCTGGAAACGACGTTTTATGGGAGACAACAATGGAATCCACGATACAAGATTATCGGACTATTGATGGTGTTAATGTAGCCCATGCTGGAAGAACATGCGTATCGCTGTTGAGGTTCGGAGGAAACTCTGAAAGCCACACCAGGACGCGGATGGAAGAGGTTTGGACGATTGAAGAAGTTGATTTCAACATAAAGGGACTCAGCATTGATTGCTTTCTGCCTCCAGCCGACTTGAAGAAAGAAGATGAAGGCTGTGGCATTGTTCCTGGCAGCAGGGTATCACGAAATGCAAAATCGCCCTTCAAGGTTCGACCAAATGCTTCTTCTAGAGTCAGTGCAGCAGCAAAGAGTGCTGCAAAAGTTGCGGCCATCGATGAGGATGATCTAGAAACAATCGAAGATGACGACGAGGAATTGTAA
- the LOC140036577 gene encoding 18.1 kDa class I heat shock protein-like, whose translation MVAKSASYLLDQPVDFALQISLREQPVNTPKSERKKMSMVPSFFGRRSNTPDEIWDPFQGWPFNSDFSPFSGQLRTTFPSSSSETASFAHASIDWKETPNAHVFKADVPGLRKEEVKVEVEDDRILQISGERKREIEDKGHTWHKVERSSGKFMRRFRLPENAKVEQVKASMENGVLTVTVPKAEIRKPDVKSIEISG comes from the coding sequence ATGGTGGCCAAGTCTGCCTCTTACCTTCTCGATCAACCCGTTGATTTTGCACTGCAGATTTCGCTAAGAGAACAACCCGTAAACACTCCTAAgagtgagaggaaaaaaatgtCGATGGTTCCAAGCTTCTTCGGCCGCCGATCCAATACTCCCGATGAAATTTGGGACCCATTTCAGGGCTGGCCTTTCAACTCCGACTTTAGCCCATTCTCCGGTCAGCTCCGCACCACCTTCCCGTCCTCCTCATCTGAGACTGCCTCGTTTGCCCACGCCAGCATCGACTGGAAAGAGACCCCAAATGCCCACGTGTTCAAGGCGGACGTGCCGGGGCTGAGGAAGGAGGAGGTCAAGGTGGAGGTGGAGGACGACAGGATCTTGCAGATCAGTGGGGAGAGGAAGAGGGAAATCGAGGACAAGGGCCACACGTGGCACAAGGTGGAGAGGAGCAGCGGGAAATTCATGAGGAGGTTTAGGCTCCCTGAAAATGCTAAAGTGGAACAAGTCAAGGCATCGATGGAGAATGGGGTTCTGACCGTCACTGTCCCTAAAGCAGAAATCAGGAAGCCTGATGTCAAGTCCATTGAAATTTCTGGCTGA
- the LOC113730421 gene encoding 18.2 kDa class I heat shock protein encodes MSLVPSIFGGRRSNVFDPFSLDIWDSFPFSDASLANVPNTARETSAFASARIDWKEAPEAHVFKADLPGLKKEEVKVEVEDGRVLQISGERSREQEEKNDKWHRIERSSGKFLRRFRLPENAKLDQVKAGMENGVLTITVPKEQVKKPGVKAIEISG; translated from the coding sequence atgtCGCTCGTACCAAGCATCTTCGGCGGCCGACGAAGCAACGTTTTCGACCCATTTTCTCTTGACATTTGGGATTCCTTTCCTTTCTCAGACGCCAGTCTGGCCAACGTCCCAAATACGGCAAGGGAGACATCAGCATTTGCAAGCGCCCGCATAGATTGGAAAGAGGCCCCAGAAGCCCATGTCTTCAAAGCCGATCTTCCAGGGCTGAAGAAAGAGGAAGTGAAGGTGGAAGTTGAAGACGGGCGGGTGTTGCAGATTAGCGGAGAGAGGAGCCGCGAGCAAGAGGAGAAGAACGACAAGTGGCATAGGATAGAGAGGAGCAGCGGCAAGTTCCTGCGCAGGTTCAGGCTGCCAGAGAATGCCAAGTTGGATCAGGTGAAGGCTGGTATGGAGAATGGCGTGCTCACCATCACTGTACCGAAAGAGCAAGTGAAGAAGCCTGGGGTTAAGGCCATTGAGATCTCCGGTTAA